The Bacteroidota bacterium genomic sequence TCGTCGGAGCAATTGGCGCGCGACGTGCAGACGCTGCTGCTGCGCCTCGGGCTGGTGAGCCGCGTCAAAGCGAAGGTGTTCAAGTACCGGGGCACGGAGCGGCCGGGCTACACGGTCCACCTCCTCGGCGAGGGCACACTGCCCCGCTTTCTGGACGTAATCGCGCCGCACATCGTCGGGCGCGATGCACACGTTGACGAACTCCGACGCTATGCTGCCTCCACCACACGTGGGCTGACGAGCAAGGACACCATCCCTGCCGACGTGCGCGCGTGGGTCAACGAAGAGCGGCAGGAACTCGGGCTGACGTGGACTGCGCTCGAAACGCAGGCGGGCGTCTCGGTCAAAGAGTTTTACGGATCCGGCTCGAAGGGCAAGCGGGGCTTCCGACGGGCCACCATTGCCAAGCTCGCTCGCTTCTTTGCTTCGGAGCGCCTCGCCGCTGTCGCCGAGAGCGATGTGTACTGGGACGAGGTCGTCGCGATCACGCCGATGGGCGAGCGCGACACCTACGATCTCACCGTTGAGCACGACCACAACTTTGTCGCCGACGGGCTGATCGTCCACAACTCGCACTCGGCCGCCTATTCCGTCGTCGCCTACCACACGGCGTACCTCAAGGCGCACTACCCCGCCGAGTTCATGGCGGCCGTGCTGACCACGGAAATGGCCGACTCGAAGAAGCTCGCCATCGCGCTCGACGCGACGCGCTCGGCGGGCATCGAGTTGTTGCCGCCGGACGTGAACACCTCGCGCGACCACTTCACCGTGGAAACCGTCAACGGGAAACACTGCATCCGCTTCGGACTCGGCGCAATCAAGGGCGTAGGGCACGGCGCCGTCGAAGCCATCGAGAACGGGCGCACGAAGGAAGACGGGCGCTTCACGTCGATCTTCACGATGTGCAAGGCGCTCGACCTCCGGACCGTCGGCAAACGCACCGTGGAAGCCCTCGCAGCAGCCGGGGCGCTCGACAGCCTCGAAGGCCACCGCGCGCAACTCGTGCAGGCCGTCGACCTCGCCTGGCAGTACGCGCAGAAGGCGCAGGCCGACGAGGCTGCCGGGCAGTCGTCGCTCTTCGGCGAGCAAGGCGTTGGCGGGTCCGACTTTGAGCCGGCGCTGCCGATGGTGGAGCCATGGGGGCGCGGCCAGAAGCTCCGCGAGGAACGCGACCTGATCGGGTTCTACGTCTCCGGCCACCCGCTCGACGACTACGCCGCGGAGGCGCGCACCTTCTCGTCGGTCAACCTCAGCGACACCGAGCACGTGCAGGAGGGCAGCGACGCCTCCGTCTGCGGGATCGTCACCGAGGTCACGCGGCGCACGACCAAATCAGGCCGCCCGATGGCGTTCCTCTCCGTCGAGGACACCGAGGGCGCGTGCGAGGTGGTCCTTTTCTCCAACACATTCGAGAAGCACCAGCACCTCCTGAAGGTAGACGAGGTGCTGCTCATCCGCGGCAAGGCCGAGAACCGCGGCGGGCTGAAGCTCATCGCGCGTGACCTGCTCCCGATGTGGCGCGTCCGGGATGAACTCGTCAAAGCCATCACAATCCGTCTCGACGCCGAGGCGACAGACGCCGAAGAGTTGGAGGCGTTCGCGCACCTGTGCGAGCAGAACCGCGGCGAGAAGAAGCTCTACTTCGAGGTAGCGCACCCGGCCGTCCCCCGCCCCGTCCGCCTGCGCAGCCGCACCGCCGTGGTCGACCCCACCCCGGAGGTCATGCGCGGCATGCAGCGCCTCGCCGGGCGCGACGGGGTCGTGCTGGAGACTTCCGCGTAGCTCAGGAGCAGACGCAGGCAAGCGTACCTTCTGGGCGTACTGCCTCCTTGCCTGCTCATGCCCTCGTCCACCAACGTGCCGTCTCGCTGGCTGCTGCGCCTCGCCGTGGTCGTGCTGCCGCTGGCGACGCTGCTGCCGGTCGGCACGCTCGTGATGGACTGGCTAGAGGTGTCGCGGCTCGTCGGAGCGCCGATGGAGGCCGCCCCGCCGCGCGGCTTCGACTGGGCGCGCTGGTCGGACCGCGACGGCGAGATTGTGGCGGCCTACGTGGACCCGCGTGGGACCGCCTACGCGTCAGGGCTACGCGTGGGCGATGTGCTCTTCACGCTTGATGGGATGCAGTTTTTCAGCGCCGACGATGTGGAGGGGGCCGTCGCGGGACTCCCCCCTGGTGCCGTCGTGCCCGTCAGTGTCAGCCGTGGCGGCGTCCCGATTCGCCTCGACATCCCGCTCACCCGCTACCCGACGTTCGTCTACCCGCTCTCAGGCGCGCTGTGGCAGGTATCGCTCTGGGGCTTCGCCATCGCCGCATTCTTGACGGTGCTGGCGCTGGGGATCGTGGCCCCGCTGACGGTACGGTCACGGCGCACATGGGGCGCCGTCGCGCTGCTGATCGCGGCGACGGTGTGGGCTGTGGGGCACGGGCTCCGCCTCGGCTTGCTCACCGTCGTCGGCCCGCCGCTGAACCCAGGCTACACCCTGACGTTTCGCGTCATCACGGTCGTATCACTAGCGGGCTGGATCGCGTTTCCTGCGGTCTTGCTCTTCGTTGTGCTCGGTGCGGTGCGCGACCGCGTGATTCGTCGCCTCCGCTGGCTCGTTTTTCTGCCGGGCGGGGTGCTCATGGTCGGCGTGCTCCTCGACGCGCTCGTGGGCGTGGTGGGGCCGGTGACGATGGAGGCGCTCGTCGCCCCGACGCTGTTCTACGTGTGCTGCTACGTAGCGGTGGCCACGGGGCTGTCGTTCCTGCGAGCGCGCTCCGGCGATGACGATGTGCTGCCAGCTGTTTCGCTGGGTTGGAGCCGGGCGGGCAGCCTGGTCGTGTTCATCGTGGCCGCAGCGGGCGCGTTCTTTGCGCT encodes the following:
- a CDS encoding LAGLIDADG family homing endonuclease translates to QEQVMQMAQVMGGYTLGGADLLRRAMGKKKQSEMDKQRVIFVDGAAEKGVPAEKANEVFDMMAKFAGYGFNKCVVAETEVHDAATGARTTVGDLFDQRDALIVAPFTIHALDDTGRLVPRRVENVVWNGVKPVYELTTSLGKRIVATGNHPFRTLGGWTNLQNLAPGDRIAAPRVLSVETDASWPEHELIALAGLIAIGNTCHPSTLYFYGNDRTLVEDYASAIGQFPNTVARIDERKNGRLEVAANTGRDARFGSTPPWNKRGVKVQAPTRSGAFRWTERLGLLGKRADAKYVPAEVFSLCDADLALFLGRLWAGDGFIANRTNHTPYYATSSEQLARDVQTLLLRLGLVSRVKAKVFKYRGTERPGYTVHLLGEGTLPRFLDVIAPHIVGRDAHVDELRRYAASTTRGLTSKDTIPADVRAWVNEERQELGLTWTALETQAGVSVKEFYGSGSKGKRGFRRATIAKLARFFASERLAAVAESDVYWDEVVAITPMGERDTYDLTVEHDHNFVADGLIVHNSHSAAYSVVAYHTAYLKAHYPAEFMAAVLTTEMADSKKLAIALDATRSAGIELLPPDVNTSRDHFTVETVNGKHCIRFGLGAIKGVGHGAVEAIENGRTKEDGRFTSIFTMCKALDLRTVGKRTVEALAAAGALDSLEGHRAQLVQAVDLAWQYAQKAQADEAAGQSSLFGEQGVGGSDFEPALPMVEPWGRGQKLREERDLIGFYVSGHPLDDYAAEARTFSSVNLSDTEHVQEGSDASVCGIVTEVTRRTTKSGRPMAFLSVEDTEGACEVVLFSNTFEKHQHLLKVDEVLLIRGKAENRGGLKLIARDLLPMWRVRDELVKAITIRLDAEATDAEELEAFAHLCEQNRGEKKLYFEVAHPAVPRPVRLRSRTAVVDPTPEVMRGMQRLAGRDGVVLETSA